A window from Fibrobacter sp. UWB11 encodes these proteins:
- a CDS encoding GNAT family N-acetyltransferase, with product MKKYNIRTEQPRDFKIVENLTREAFWNVYRPGCVEHFVLHHYRNDPSFIPELSLVMEVDGQIIGHVMYAWSKIDDDDGRKIRMMTFGPISIHPDYKRQGYGKALLDYSMELARKMGAGCLLIVGNIRFYGKCGFVPAYTKGIRYADDPNSDAPYFLCKELDEGFLDGVTGSYKDPEGYFVTERMPEEFEKYEASFPPKEKLVLPGQL from the coding sequence ATGAAAAAATACAATATCCGCACGGAACAACCGCGCGACTTTAAAATCGTCGAAAATCTCACCCGAGAAGCATTCTGGAACGTTTACCGTCCCGGCTGCGTGGAGCATTTTGTCCTCCACCATTACAGGAACGACCCAAGCTTTATCCCGGAACTTTCGCTCGTCATGGAAGTTGACGGACAAATTATCGGACACGTGATGTACGCGTGGTCGAAAATCGATGATGACGACGGACGCAAAATTCGCATGATGACCTTCGGGCCCATCAGCATCCACCCCGACTACAAGCGACAGGGATACGGCAAGGCGCTCCTCGACTATTCCATGGAACTCGCCCGCAAGATGGGCGCAGGTTGCCTGCTCATCGTCGGGAACATCAGATTCTACGGCAAGTGCGGATTCGTCCCCGCTTACACCAAGGGCATCCGCTACGCCGACGACCCGAACAGCGACGCGCCATATTTCTTGTGCAAGGAACTCGACGAGGGATTCTTGGACGGAGTGACGGGCTCGTACAAAGACCCCGAGGGCTATTTTGTGACCGAACGAATGCCCGAAGAATTCGAGAAGTACGAAGCAAGCTTCCCACCTAAGGAAAAGCTAGTACTCCCCGGACAGTTGTAA